From Candidatus Tanganyikabacteria bacterium:
GGGCTCGTCACGGGTGCTGCTGTTGTCGAAGCCTGGCGGCCACAGGACCATGCCGCCGTAGTTGTGGATGTCCACCGAGACGGTGAACTTGTTGGCCCCCACCAGGTCGCGCATGGCCTGGGTCTCGGGCTCGGACGTCGGCGCGGTGCCGTGGTAGTCGTCAGCCCAGGGCATGTTGTTGCCCTTGTCCCAGTGATCGTCCGAATTGCGATTGGTGTCGACACCGCGGGCGCCCATCGAAAGCTTGCGCATGTTCTTGCGCCAGTAGCTGTCGCCGGACTCCACGTTCTGGCGGCCGTCGGGATTGACGACCGGCACGATGGTGATGTCGCGGGTATCCACGAGCTTGGTGACCTGCGGATCCTTGCCGTACTGGCTCGTGAGATGCGCGGCCAGGCGGTAGGACATCTCGACCGGCGGCAACTCGCGGGCGTGCTGGCCGGAGTTGAAGAGGATCTGCGGCAAGCCGGAGTTGGGCTTGGCGCTGATGCGCAGGGCGAACAACTCCTGGTCGTTGACCGACTTGCCGATGGTCACGAACCTGGCTATGTGCGGGAAGTCGGCGCTCATCTTCTGGAACTCGGCCTTGACCTGGGCGACCGTGTGGTAGCCGGCCGGCATCGCGCCCATGGCCTTGAAAAGCTGCTCGCTGGTCTTGAGCACCTGGTAGCGGTAGCCGAGGCTCCGCAGCAGGGTCTCGTCCTTGGGCGTGACGGTTCCCTCGACGTAGCCGTGCTCGAGATTGACGTTTTCGAACAGGTCCAGCCCCCGGGTGGCCAGATCGTCGACTTGCGCCCGGTTCTGCACCGAGATGCGCACGACCTTGCGACCGCCCTGCGCCATGGACGCGAAGGTCGTCTTGTCCCTGGCGACGTGGGCGCCGCCGGAAGCCGCGACCTGCCCGCAACCCACCGACGCGGCGACAGCCGCGAGCGCCACCAATGCCCCGATCCGCTTCAAGTCCGCATCCTTTCCCGAAGTGTTAACCGCCCCTTAGTCCGAGTTTAAACTTTCCTGGCCCGCGGATCAATAGGGTCGCGCGAGAAAAACGTTTGGTTCTCGTTAACTACCCGCGGCGAGCGCGAGGCTAAAGCCTCGATCGCACGGTGGCTTTCGGGCGCCTGCTATCATTGGAGATGAGGAAGGTTGCCATGTGGGCTCGGAGTCGAGCGGGATCGGGGCGCCCGGGGGGCGCCGTCACGGCGGGCGCTTGCCGCTCGGCCGAGAAGGCGCTGTAGCCCGCCGTGTACCAGGCCCTGTATCGCAAGTACCGGCCGCAAACCTTCAAGGAACTGGCCGGCCAGGATCCCATCGCCGAGACCCTGCGCAACGAGATTCGCGACGGCCGCCTGGCTCACGCCTACCTCTTCACCGGGCCGCGGGGCACGGGCAAGACCACGTCGGCCCGCCTGCTGGCCAAGGCGCTCAACTGCGAGCACGGCCCCACGCCCGATCCGTGCGCCGAGGACGCGCAGGACGCGCCGGAATGCCGGCAGTGCAAGGCCATCCGCGGCGGCACCCACCTGGACGTCGTGGAAATAGACGCCGCGTCCAACCGCGGCATCGACGACATCCGGAGTCTGCAAGAGCGCGTGCAACTCGCCCCCGTGCAAGGCCGCTACAAGGTGTTCATCATCGACGAGGTCCACATGCTCACGGACCCGGCGTGGAACGCCCTGCTCAAGACCCTCGAGGAGCCCCCGCCGCGCTGCATCTTCGTGATGGCGACGACCGAGGTGCACAAGGTCCTGGCCACCGTGCT
This genomic window contains:
- a CDS encoding zinc carboxypeptidase, yielding MKRIGALVALAAVAASVGCGQVAASGGAHVARDKTTFASMAQGGRKVVRISVQNRAQVDDLATRGLDLFENVNLEHGYVEGTVTPKDETLLRSLGYRYQVLKTSEQLFKAMGAMPAGYHTVAQVKAEFQKMSADFPHIARFVTIGKSVNDQELFALRISAKPNSGLPQILFNSGQHARELPPVEMSYRLAAHLTSQYGKDPQVTKLVDTRDITIVPVVNPDGRQNVESGDSYWRKNMRKLSMGARGVDTNRNSDDHWDKGNNMPWADDYHGTAPTSEPETQAMRDLVGANKFTVSVDIHNYGGMVLWPPGFDNSSTRDEPTFSKIGNKIASPVGYRAGTIARTIYRTYGDFSTWQYQKHGIVAFGIELDDSGFNAPFSAVEKDWQAWKDNFMFLISVADDPRKQAQQIGDPLSLVGFKL